In Amycolatopsis coloradensis, one genomic interval encodes:
- a CDS encoding DEAD/DEAH box helicase — MSTPTFTELGLPKTLVDSLAEQGVTSPFPIQAATLPHSLAGRDVLGRGRTGSGKTYGFVLPVLARLAEGPTRRRPGRPRALVLAPTRELATQIEASFLPLAKPLGLKVTTIFGGVSPNPQITRLRDGVDIVVACPGRLADHMRSGEAKLDHVEITVLDEADHMADLGFLPDVRRIMAETPERGQRLLFSATLDAGVDVLVKRFMHDPVTHSVDSAQSPVSTMQHHVLHLEETHRLPVLIDLTAAPGRTLVFTRTKHRAKQLTRKLMASGVPAVELHGNLGQTARTRNLEAFASGAAKTLVATDIAARGIHVDDVTLVIHADPPVEHKAYLHRSGRTARAGASGTVVTLMTDAQVGDVRDLTRKAGIKPTTTQLGPGHPLLSELAPGERSFTASPRRPIVDTRPKRVSASGEAILGKGDDEDRPASGGRGGRGGRGRGPSAGGRGASGGGRRGGSSDGRSRQPRTEGDRRGAPAGQGRRAAESTGRREGAPKGGQARQGRHSSAESQPRRGSGAAKSQSSRNQSGGAPARRGGAAAFSSGTRAGSRRSR; from the coding sequence ATGAGCACACCTACTTTCACCGAACTCGGCCTGCCCAAGACCCTCGTGGACTCGCTCGCCGAACAAGGCGTCACCAGCCCGTTCCCGATCCAGGCCGCCACACTGCCGCATTCGCTGGCGGGCCGGGACGTCCTCGGCCGCGGCCGCACCGGCTCCGGCAAGACGTACGGCTTCGTGCTGCCCGTCCTCGCCCGGCTCGCCGAAGGCCCTACCCGCCGCCGCCCCGGCCGTCCGCGTGCGCTGGTCCTGGCGCCGACGCGCGAACTGGCGACCCAGATCGAGGCGTCGTTCCTGCCGCTGGCCAAGCCACTCGGCCTCAAGGTCACCACGATCTTCGGCGGCGTCAGCCCCAACCCGCAGATCACCAGGCTGCGTGACGGCGTCGACATCGTCGTCGCGTGCCCCGGCAGGCTCGCCGACCACATGCGCTCCGGCGAGGCGAAGCTCGACCACGTCGAGATCACCGTCCTGGACGAGGCCGACCACATGGCCGACCTCGGCTTCCTGCCCGACGTCCGGCGCATCATGGCCGAGACCCCGGAGCGCGGGCAGCGGCTGCTGTTCTCGGCGACCCTCGACGCGGGCGTCGACGTGCTGGTCAAGCGCTTCATGCACGACCCGGTCACGCACAGCGTCGACTCGGCCCAGTCGCCGGTCTCGACGATGCAGCACCACGTGCTGCACCTGGAGGAGACCCACCGGCTGCCGGTGCTGATCGATCTCACCGCCGCCCCGGGCCGCACGCTGGTCTTCACCCGCACGAAGCACCGCGCCAAGCAGCTGACACGCAAGCTCATGGCCTCCGGCGTGCCGGCGGTCGAACTGCACGGCAACCTCGGCCAGACGGCCCGCACCCGCAACCTGGAGGCGTTCGCCTCCGGCGCGGCGAAGACGCTGGTCGCGACCGACATCGCCGCGCGCGGGATCCACGTCGACGACGTCACGCTGGTCATCCACGCCGACCCGCCGGTCGAGCACAAGGCGTACCTGCACCGCTCCGGCCGGACCGCGCGGGCCGGTGCGTCCGGCACCGTCGTCACACTGATGACCGACGCGCAGGTCGGCGACGTCCGCGACCTCACCCGCAAGGCCGGCATCAAGCCGACCACGACGCAGCTCGGCCCCGGCCACCCGCTGCTGTCGGAACTGGCGCCCGGTGAGCGTTCGTTCACCGCTTCGCCGCGACGGCCGATCGTGGACACGCGGCCGAAGCGCGTCAGCGCGAGCGGTGAAGCCATCCTGGGCAAGGGCGACGACGAAGACCGTCCGGCAAGCGGTGGACGTGGCGGCCGCGGTGGTCGCGGCCGGGGCCCCTCCGCCGGTGGCCGTGGCGCTTCCGGTGGCGGCCGTCGCGGCGGCTCTTCCGACGGCCGTTCGCGTCAGCCCCGTACCGAGGGCGACCGTCGCGGTGCTCCCGCCGGCCAAGGCCGTCGCGCGGCCGAGAGCACCGGACGTCGCGAAGGCGCGCCCAAGGGCGGCCAGGCCCGTCAGGGGCGCCACAGCTCCGCCGAGTCGCAGCCGCGCCGCGGCTCCGGTGCCGCGAAGTCCCAGTCCTCGCGGAACCAGTCCGGCGGCGCTCCGGCCCGTCGCGGTGGTGCCGCCGCGTTCTCCTCGGGGACCCGCGCGGGCTCGCGCCGCTCGCGCTAG
- a CDS encoding serine hydrolase domain-containing protein, whose protein sequence is MSNVQELQGVLDEEARRASVPGAVVGVTYRGEESVFATGVSSVDTGLPVDPGTLFMIGSTSKTFAAAAVLALVEDGVLDLDRPVVEYLPDLPLADPMARKTVTSRHLLTHSAGFLGDVDFTTGWGDDALALAIAKFGDLPQNFPPGEVFSYCNAGFQLAGRVVEVMAGEPFEDVVRGRLLEPLGMTQSYYLPWEVLTRRHAVGHVLRDGEAAVEHTVGLTRADSASGGLWSTAGDQLKWARFFLTGEAEGEPPISEATRDLMRAPQRRAALRFEEVGLSWLHTTHGAARLVRHGGNVSNLQLSEFVTVPEEDFAVTVLTNSAGGSALGAKVVDWCLEHVVGLPPLTSPPPVPQPDIAEYLGRYQTGDLAFVVKDRDGALWAQLVADVEGFPSPPPFEAVFVGGDAIAPVADTRKPTARFLRDERGRVTSVEFGGRTAKRSATVTG, encoded by the coding sequence GTGTCGAACGTTCAGGAGCTGCAAGGGGTGCTCGACGAGGAGGCGCGTCGCGCGAGCGTCCCCGGAGCGGTGGTGGGGGTGACGTACCGCGGTGAGGAGTCGGTGTTCGCCACCGGAGTGTCCAGTGTGGACACCGGGCTTCCGGTCGATCCCGGCACGTTGTTCATGATCGGCTCCACCAGCAAGACCTTCGCCGCGGCCGCCGTGCTGGCCCTGGTCGAAGACGGTGTGCTGGACCTGGACAGGCCGGTCGTCGAGTACCTTCCCGATCTCCCCTTGGCGGATCCGATGGCGCGGAAGACGGTGACCTCGCGTCATCTGCTCACGCATTCGGCCGGTTTCCTCGGCGATGTCGACTTCACCACCGGGTGGGGTGACGACGCGCTGGCCCTCGCGATCGCGAAGTTCGGCGACCTGCCGCAGAACTTCCCGCCCGGCGAGGTGTTCTCCTACTGCAACGCCGGATTCCAGCTGGCAGGCCGGGTCGTGGAGGTGATGGCGGGCGAACCCTTCGAGGACGTGGTCCGCGGCAGGCTGCTCGAACCACTCGGCATGACCCAGTCGTATTACCTGCCGTGGGAGGTGCTCACCCGCCGTCACGCCGTCGGACACGTGCTGCGCGACGGTGAAGCGGCGGTCGAGCACACCGTGGGCCTCACCCGTGCGGACAGCGCGAGCGGCGGGCTGTGGTCGACCGCGGGCGACCAGCTGAAATGGGCCCGGTTCTTCCTGACCGGTGAGGCCGAGGGCGAGCCTCCGATCAGCGAAGCCACCCGCGACCTCATGCGCGCGCCGCAGCGCAGGGCCGCGCTGCGGTTCGAAGAGGTCGGGCTCAGCTGGCTGCACACGACCCACGGCGCCGCCCGGCTGGTCCGGCACGGCGGCAACGTGAGCAACCTGCAGTTGTCAGAGTTCGTGACCGTGCCGGAGGAGGACTTCGCCGTCACGGTGCTTACCAATAGCGCGGGCGGGTCCGCACTGGGCGCGAAGGTCGTCGACTGGTGCCTGGAGCACGTGGTCGGGCTGCCTCCGCTCACGAGCCCGCCGCCGGTGCCGCAGCCGGACATCGCCGAGTACCTGGGCCGCTATCAGACCGGTGACCTGGCGTTCGTGGTCAAGGACCGGGACGGCGCCCTCTGGGCCCAGCTGGTCGCCGACGTCGAGGGCTTTCCCTCGCCGCCGCCGTTCGAGGCCGTTTTCGTGGGCGGCGACGCGATCGCCCCCGTGGCCGACACCCGCAAACCCACCGCGCGGTTCCTGCGCGACGAGCGTGGACGGGTGACTTCGGTCGAGTTCGGTGGCCGGACGGCGAAGCGAAGCGCTACGGTTACCGGGTAG
- a CDS encoding acyl-CoA dehydrogenase, whose product MSEKATALLLNPGGYDPRQFDPETRRLLRATIEWFEQRGKRKLVEDYHDRTFYADFIEFAGKEGLFSTFLTPGANAEGNPDKRWDTARVAALSEILGFYGLNYWYPWQVTILGLGPVWQSANEAARKRAADSLAAGGVAAFGLSEKEHGADIYSSDLVLTPDGKGGYRANGSKYYIGNGNCARTVSVFGRIDGVDGPDQYVFFYADSEHPNYRVVKNVVPSQMYVAEFELNDYPVSEEDILHVGADAFSAALNTVNIGKFNLCFGGIGMSTHSLYEAITHAHNRVLYGKKVTEFPHVRREFVEAYARLVAMKLFSDRAVDYFRSATADDRRYLLFNPITKMKVTTEAQKVIGLVADVVAAKGFEADTYLAMAKNDIDGLPKLEGTVAVNLALIAKFVPAYLFAPQAYEPVPTRSDAADDEFLFRQGPARGLSKVRFHDWREAYAKASAIPNVARFTEQAEALVKLFTEAAPDEAQQQDIDFGLALTELFTLVVYGQLVLEQAEITGIETEVVDQIFAILVQDFSLTAIDLHGKSSSTDAQQALALASIRKPVVDAARFDHVWSLVRDLSGAYAMNP is encoded by the coding sequence ATGAGCGAAAAGGCGACCGCGTTGTTGCTGAACCCGGGTGGGTACGACCCACGGCAGTTCGACCCGGAGACGCGTCGCCTGTTGCGTGCCACCATCGAGTGGTTCGAACAGCGTGGCAAGCGCAAGCTCGTCGAGGACTACCACGACCGGACCTTCTACGCGGACTTCATCGAGTTCGCGGGCAAGGAAGGCCTGTTCTCCACGTTCCTCACTCCTGGCGCCAACGCCGAGGGGAACCCCGACAAACGGTGGGACACCGCGCGGGTCGCCGCCCTGTCGGAGATCCTCGGCTTTTATGGCTTGAACTACTGGTATCCGTGGCAGGTCACCATCCTCGGCCTGGGCCCGGTGTGGCAGAGCGCGAACGAGGCCGCCCGCAAACGCGCGGCGGACTCGCTCGCTGCCGGCGGCGTCGCCGCGTTCGGACTGTCCGAAAAGGAGCATGGGGCCGACATCTACTCGTCGGACCTCGTGCTCACCCCGGACGGCAAGGGCGGCTACCGCGCGAACGGGTCGAAGTACTACATCGGCAACGGCAACTGCGCCCGGACCGTGTCCGTGTTCGGCCGCATCGACGGTGTCGACGGCCCGGACCAGTACGTGTTCTTCTACGCGGACTCGGAACACCCGAACTACCGCGTGGTGAAGAATGTCGTGCCGTCGCAGATGTACGTCGCCGAGTTCGAGCTGAACGACTACCCGGTGTCCGAAGAGGACATTCTGCACGTCGGCGCCGACGCGTTCTCCGCGGCGCTGAACACGGTCAACATCGGCAAGTTCAACCTGTGCTTCGGCGGCATCGGGATGTCGACGCATTCGCTGTACGAGGCGATCACGCACGCGCACAACCGGGTGCTCTACGGCAAGAAGGTCACCGAATTCCCGCACGTGCGCCGGGAATTCGTCGAGGCGTACGCGCGGCTCGTCGCGATGAAGCTGTTCTCCGACCGTGCCGTGGACTACTTCCGCAGCGCGACCGCGGACGACCGCCGGTACCTGCTGTTCAACCCGATCACCAAGATGAAGGTGACCACCGAGGCGCAGAAGGTCATCGGCCTGGTCGCGGATGTGGTGGCGGCCAAGGGATTCGAGGCCGACACCTACCTCGCGATGGCCAAGAACGACATCGACGGCCTGCCGAAGCTGGAAGGCACGGTGGCGGTGAACCTCGCGCTGATCGCGAAGTTCGTGCCCGCGTACCTGTTCGCGCCGCAGGCCTACGAGCCGGTGCCGACCCGTTCCGACGCGGCCGACGACGAGTTCCTGTTCCGCCAAGGCCCCGCACGCGGCCTGTCGAAGGTGCGGTTCCACGACTGGCGTGAGGCGTACGCCAAGGCGTCCGCGATCCCGAACGTCGCGCGGTTCACCGAGCAGGCCGAGGCGCTGGTGAAGCTGTTCACCGAAGCCGCGCCGGACGAGGCTCAGCAGCAGGACATCGACTTCGGTCTCGCGCTGACCGAGCTGTTCACGCTGGTCGTCTACGGGCAGCTGGTGCTGGAGCAGGCGGAGATCACCGGCATCGAGACCGAGGTCGTCGACCAGATCTTCGCCATCCTGGTGCAGGACTTCAGCCTCACCGCGATCGATCTGCACGGGAAGTCGTCCTCGACCGACGCGCAGCAGGCCCTCGCGCTGGCCTCGATCCGGAAGCCGGTCGTCGACGCGGCGCGCTTCGATCACGTGTGGTCGCTGGTGCGGGACCTCTCGGGCGCCTACGCCATGAATCCGTAA
- a CDS encoding Tex family protein, whose protein sequence is MSVQGLQTVEQKIAEELGVREGQVKAAVDLLDGGSTVPFIARYRKEVTGMLDDTQLRTLEERLRYLRELGERKVAVLESIRSQGKLDEALEASIMAADTKSRLEDIYLPYKPKRRTKAMIAREAGLEPLADGLLSDPNTDPQAAAAVFVDADKGVADAQAALDGARAILVERFAEDADLIGELREKMWAEGRLASKVRDGKAEEGAKFSDYFDFSEPYTKLPSHRILAMFRGEKEEILDLTMESEEPSEEPRTGPTEYENRIAHKFGISNEGRPADKWLGDTVRWAWRTKILLHLGIDLRMRLRQSAEDDAVRVFAANLRDLLLAAPAGTRATMGLDPGFRTGVKVAVVDATGKVVDTHVIYPHQPANKWDQSIAELAALCARHKVDLISIGNGTASRETDKLAGELIKKHPELKLTKAVVSEAGASVYSASAFASQELPGMDVSLRGAVSIARRLQDPLAELVKIDPKSIGVGQYQHDLSEISLSRSLDAVVEDCVNAVGVDVNTASAPLLTRVSGITTTLAENIVAHRDENGPFKTRSGLKEVARLGPKAFEQCAGFLRIPDGDDPLDSSSVHPEAYPVVRRILSSTGTDIRSLIGNSRTLQALKPTEFVDETFGLPTVTDILAELEKPGRDPRPAFKTATFADGVEKIGDLKPGMRLEGVVTNVAAFGAFIDVGVHQDGLAHVSALSKNFVKDPREVVKPGDIVKVKVLEVDVPRKRISLTLRLDDEPGRPAREQGGGGGRDRGQGGGQRQGGQRQGGRGGGRDRGGNSGGGGAMADALRKAGFGK, encoded by the coding sequence GTGAGCGTGCAGGGCCTGCAGACAGTCGAGCAGAAGATCGCCGAAGAACTCGGCGTGCGCGAGGGGCAGGTCAAGGCGGCCGTCGACCTGCTGGACGGCGGATCGACCGTGCCGTTCATCGCCCGGTACCGCAAAGAGGTCACCGGGATGCTGGACGACACCCAGCTCCGCACCCTCGAAGAACGCCTCCGCTACCTGCGGGAACTCGGCGAGCGCAAGGTCGCGGTGCTGGAGTCGATCCGCAGCCAGGGCAAGCTGGACGAGGCGCTCGAAGCCTCGATCATGGCGGCGGACACGAAGTCCCGCCTCGAGGACATCTACCTGCCGTACAAGCCCAAGCGGCGGACGAAGGCGATGATCGCCCGCGAGGCCGGTCTGGAGCCACTCGCCGACGGGCTGCTGAGCGACCCGAACACCGACCCGCAGGCCGCCGCCGCGGTGTTCGTCGACGCCGACAAGGGTGTCGCCGACGCGCAGGCCGCGCTGGACGGCGCCCGCGCGATCCTCGTCGAGCGCTTCGCCGAGGACGCCGACCTGATCGGCGAGCTGCGCGAGAAGATGTGGGCGGAAGGCCGCCTGGCCTCGAAGGTCCGCGACGGCAAGGCCGAGGAGGGCGCGAAGTTCTCCGACTACTTCGACTTCTCCGAGCCCTACACCAAGCTTCCTTCGCACCGGATCCTCGCGATGTTCCGTGGTGAGAAGGAGGAGATCCTCGACCTCACGATGGAGTCCGAAGAGCCCTCCGAAGAACCGCGCACCGGGCCGACCGAGTACGAGAACCGCATCGCGCACAAGTTCGGCATCTCGAACGAAGGGCGGCCGGCCGACAAGTGGCTCGGCGACACCGTCCGCTGGGCGTGGCGCACGAAGATCCTGCTGCACCTGGGCATCGACCTGCGGATGCGGCTGCGCCAGTCGGCCGAGGACGACGCCGTCCGCGTGTTCGCCGCGAACCTGCGGGACCTGCTGCTCGCCGCCCCGGCGGGCACGCGCGCCACGATGGGCCTCGACCCGGGCTTCCGCACCGGCGTCAAGGTCGCCGTCGTCGACGCGACCGGCAAGGTCGTCGACACGCACGTGATCTACCCGCACCAGCCCGCGAACAAGTGGGACCAGTCCATCGCCGAACTCGCCGCGCTGTGCGCCCGGCACAAGGTGGACCTGATCTCGATCGGCAACGGCACCGCGTCGCGCGAGACCGACAAGCTCGCCGGCGAACTGATCAAGAAGCACCCGGAGCTGAAGCTGACCAAGGCGGTCGTCTCGGAGGCCGGCGCGTCGGTCTACTCGGCGTCGGCGTTCGCTTCGCAGGAGCTGCCGGGCATGGACGTCTCGCTGCGCGGCGCGGTCTCGATCGCGCGGCGGCTGCAGGACCCGCTGGCGGAACTGGTGAAGATCGACCCGAAGTCGATCGGCGTCGGGCAGTACCAGCACGACCTGTCGGAGATCTCGCTGTCGCGTTCACTCGACGCGGTGGTCGAAGACTGTGTGAACGCCGTCGGCGTGGACGTCAACACCGCGTCCGCCCCGCTGCTGACCCGCGTCTCGGGCATCACGACGACCCTGGCGGAGAACATCGTCGCGCACCGCGACGAGAACGGGCCGTTCAAGACCCGGAGCGGGCTCAAGGAGGTCGCACGGCTGGGTCCGAAGGCCTTCGAGCAGTGCGCGGGCTTCCTCCGGATCCCGGACGGCGACGACCCGCTCGACTCGTCCTCGGTGCACCCGGAGGCCTACCCGGTGGTGCGGCGGATCCTGTCCTCGACCGGCACGGACATCCGCTCGCTCATCGGCAACTCGCGGACACTGCAGGCGCTGAAGCCCACGGAGTTCGTCGACGAGACCTTCGGTCTGCCGACGGTGACCGACATCCTCGCCGAACTCGAAAAGCCGGGCCGCGACCCGCGTCCGGCGTTCAAGACCGCGACCTTCGCCGACGGCGTCGAGAAGATCGGCGACCTCAAGCCGGGCATGCGGCTGGAAGGTGTCGTGACGAACGTGGCCGCGTTCGGCGCGTTCATCGACGTCGGCGTGCACCAGGACGGGCTCGCGCACGTCTCCGCGCTGTCGAAGAACTTCGTCAAGGACCCGCGTGAGGTCGTCAAGCCCGGCGACATCGTCAAGGTGAAGGTCCTGGAGGTCGACGTGCCGCGCAAGCGGATCTCGCTGACCCTGCGGCTGGACGACGAGCCCGGCCGTCCCGCCCGCGAGCAGGGCGGTGGCGGTGGTCGTGACCGCGGCCAGGGCGGCGGTCAGCGCCAAGGCGGCCAGCGTCAGGGCGGCCGTGGCGGCGGCCGGGACCGCGGCGGGAACTCCGGTGGCGGCGGCGCCATGGCGGACGCTCTCCGGAAGGCCGGCTTCGGCAAGTAG
- a CDS encoding chitinase, which translates to MKVKPKHAFLALLSSLAVCLGVTFAVSGNASAANILTNPGFELGTTSGWTCSGTNAVVTTPVHSGTRALSATPAGQDNARCSQSVAVKANTAYTLSAWVQGSYTYLGVTGTGTGDKNTWTQGGGSWSQLSLSFTTGASTTSVEIYLHGWYGQPAYFADDVNLDGPGGSPTTTPTTPTTSTSPTTTTSNPPTTTTSTPPTGNLPKHVITGYWQNFYNGAKALKLADVPTKYNIIAVSFADATATPGAVSFTLDSGLSSQLGGYTDAQFKADIKTAQARGQKVILSVGGEKGTIRVDSSAAATNFSNSMKSLIATYGFDGVDIDLENGVNATYMAQALRSIHAAGGSVITMAPQTIDMQSPAAEYFKLALNVKDILTIVNMQYYNSGTMLGCDQKVYSQGTVDFLTALACIQLQSGLRADQVGLGLPASGSAAGGGYQAPGNTVNALNCLAKGTNCGSFKPSTTYPTIRGAMTWSINWDASQGYAWSNTVSAGLAGLP; encoded by the coding sequence GTGAAAGTGAAGCCGAAACACGCGTTCCTCGCCCTGCTGTCGTCACTGGCCGTGTGCCTGGGGGTGACTTTCGCGGTCTCGGGCAACGCCTCGGCCGCCAACATCCTGACCAACCCGGGCTTCGAACTCGGGACCACGAGCGGCTGGACCTGCTCCGGCACCAACGCGGTGGTCACCACGCCGGTCCATTCGGGCACCCGTGCGCTCAGCGCCACCCCGGCCGGACAGGACAACGCCCGCTGTTCGCAGAGCGTGGCGGTCAAGGCCAACACCGCGTACACGCTTTCGGCGTGGGTGCAGGGCAGCTACACCTACCTCGGTGTCACCGGCACCGGGACGGGTGACAAGAACACCTGGACCCAGGGCGGCGGCAGCTGGAGCCAGCTCTCGCTGAGCTTCACCACCGGCGCGTCCACCACCAGCGTCGAGATCTACCTTCACGGCTGGTACGGCCAGCCCGCGTACTTCGCCGACGACGTGAACCTCGACGGCCCCGGCGGCTCGCCCACCACGACGCCGACCACGCCGACGACGTCCACGAGCCCGACGACCACCACGTCGAACCCGCCGACCACCACGACCAGCACCCCGCCGACCGGGAACCTGCCGAAGCACGTGATCACCGGCTACTGGCAGAACTTCTACAACGGTGCGAAGGCGCTCAAGCTCGCCGACGTCCCGACGAAGTACAACATCATCGCGGTGTCCTTCGCCGACGCGACGGCCACGCCGGGCGCGGTCAGCTTCACCCTCGACTCCGGTCTGTCGAGCCAGCTCGGCGGCTACACCGACGCGCAGTTCAAGGCCGACATCAAGACGGCGCAGGCGCGCGGGCAGAAGGTCATCCTGTCCGTCGGCGGTGAGAAGGGCACGATCCGCGTCGACTCCTCGGCCGCGGCGACGAACTTCTCCAACAGCATGAAGTCGCTCATCGCGACCTACGGCTTCGACGGCGTCGACATCGACCTCGAGAACGGCGTCAACGCGACCTACATGGCGCAGGCGCTGCGCAGCATCCACGCGGCGGGCGGCTCGGTCATCACCATGGCGCCGCAGACGATCGACATGCAGAGCCCGGCGGCGGAGTACTTCAAGCTGGCACTGAACGTCAAGGACATCCTGACGATCGTGAACATGCAGTACTACAACAGCGGCACGATGCTCGGCTGCGACCAGAAGGTCTACTCGCAGGGCACGGTCGACTTCCTCACCGCGCTGGCCTGCATCCAGCTGCAGAGCGGTCTGCGCGCCGACCAGGTCGGGCTCGGCCTGCCCGCCTCAGGCTCGGCCGCGGGCGGCGGCTACCAGGCGCCCGGCAACACGGTCAACGCGCTGAACTGCCTGGCGAAGGGCACGAACTGCGGCTCTTTCAAGCCTTCGACGACGTACCCGACGATCCGGGGCGCGATGACCTGGTCGATCAACTGGGACGCCTCGCAGGGCTACGCGTGGTCGAACACGGTGAGCGCGGGCCTGGCCGGCCTCCCGTGA
- a CDS encoding GMC family oxidoreductase: MNYDVLVIGSGFGGSVTALRLTEKGYRVGVLETGRRFADDEFAKTSWRLRKYLWAPKLGCYGIQRLTLLKNTFVLSGAGVGGGSLVYANTLYEPPDTFYEDPQWAHITDWKAELAPHYDQAKRMLGVVENPLVTPADRVLREVAEDMGIADTYRPTPVGVHFGKRDVDPFFGGEGPPRKPCTHCGECMTGCRVGAKNTTVKNYLYLAEKAGAEVHPLTTAVSVRPIDGGYAVDTVQTGRWVRKRKRTFTASEVVFAAASLGTQRLLHSLKDSGTLPNLSPRLGLLARTNSEAVLAARSLRKDTDFTRGVAITSSIRPDAVTHVEPVRYGKGSNFMGLLTTVLVDAEPGKRRWVLGARELWRNRRQLVRLHNPRRWSERMVGLLVMQTLNNSVTTYTKRGLFGRRMTTKQGIGEPNPEWIPAGHEVTRRVADKIGGLAQGAWTDLANIPITGHFIGGCAIGDSAETGVVDPYQRVHGHPGLHIADGSAISANLGVNPSLTITAQAERAMSLWPNKGEADPRPPLGSPYRRLSPVAPLKPVVPPEAPAALRLPLTPL; the protein is encoded by the coding sequence ATGAACTACGACGTGCTGGTGATCGGCTCCGGTTTCGGCGGCAGCGTGACCGCGTTGCGGCTCACCGAGAAGGGATACCGCGTCGGCGTGCTGGAAACCGGCCGCCGGTTCGCCGACGACGAGTTCGCGAAAACCTCGTGGCGGCTGCGGAAGTACCTGTGGGCCCCGAAACTGGGCTGCTACGGCATCCAGCGGCTCACACTGCTGAAGAACACCTTCGTATTGAGCGGCGCGGGCGTCGGCGGTGGGTCGCTCGTCTACGCGAACACGCTCTACGAACCCCCGGACACCTTCTACGAAGACCCGCAGTGGGCGCACATCACCGACTGGAAGGCCGAGCTCGCCCCGCATTACGACCAGGCGAAACGGATGCTGGGCGTGGTGGAGAACCCGCTGGTCACGCCGGCCGACCGCGTGCTGCGCGAGGTCGCCGAGGACATGGGCATCGCGGACACCTACCGGCCGACGCCGGTCGGCGTCCATTTCGGCAAGCGCGACGTCGACCCGTTCTTCGGCGGTGAGGGCCCGCCGCGAAAGCCGTGCACGCACTGCGGCGAGTGCATGACCGGCTGCCGGGTGGGCGCGAAGAACACGACCGTCAAGAACTACCTGTATCTGGCGGAGAAGGCGGGCGCGGAGGTCCATCCGCTGACCACCGCCGTGTCGGTCCGGCCGATCGATGGCGGATACGCGGTCGATACCGTCCAAACAGGACGTTGGGTACGCAAGCGCAAGCGGACCTTCACCGCCTCCGAAGTCGTGTTCGCCGCCGCTTCCCTGGGCACGCAACGACTTCTGCACTCGCTGAAGGACTCGGGCACGCTGCCGAACCTGTCACCGCGTCTCGGCTTGCTCGCCAGGACGAACTCCGAGGCCGTGCTCGCCGCGCGTTCCTTGCGCAAGGACACGGACTTCACCCGCGGCGTCGCGATCACGTCGTCGATCCGTCCCGACGCCGTCACGCACGTCGAACCGGTGCGCTACGGCAAGGGCAGCAACTTCATGGGATTGCTGACGACGGTGCTCGTCGACGCCGAGCCGGGCAAACGCCGGTGGGTGCTGGGCGCGCGGGAACTGTGGCGGAACCGGCGGCAGCTGGTGCGGTTGCACAACCCGCGACGGTGGTCGGAGCGGATGGTCGGGCTGCTGGTGATGCAGACGTTGAACAATTCCGTGACCACGTACACGAAACGCGGGCTCTTCGGCCGCCGGATGACCACGAAACAGGGCATCGGCGAGCCGAACCCGGAGTGGATCCCGGCCGGGCACGAGGTCACGCGGCGGGTGGCGGACAAGATCGGCGGGCTCGCGCAGGGCGCGTGGACGGATCTGGCGAACATCCCGATCACGGGGCATTTCATCGGCGGCTGCGCGATCGGCGACAGCGCCGAGACCGGCGTCGTCGACCCGTACCAGCGCGTGCACGGTCATCCCGGGCTGCATATCGCGGACGGTTCGGCGATCTCGGCGAATCTCGGGGTGAACCCGTCGCTCACCATCACCGCGCAGGCGGAGCGCGCGATGTCGTTGTGGCCCAACAAAGGCGAGGCCGACCCGCGGCCGCCGCTCGGCTCCCCCTACCGGCGCCTGTCCCCTGTCGCCCCGCTGAAGCCCGTCGTCCCTCCGGAGGCCCCGGCCGCCCTCCGGCTCCCCCTCACCCCGCTCTGA